In Cupriavidus basilensis, the following proteins share a genomic window:
- a CDS encoding cupin domain-containing protein — MQHDLASAPHKASGEYKSVNFAQKLGLIHERWTPKVIAEMNDYQFKLVKIEGEFLWHQHAETDEAFIVLEGALRIDFRDGHVRLSAGEMFVVPKGLEHKPFAETEVKLLLIEPRGVLNTGDEGGERTAVNDVWI; from the coding sequence ATGCAACACGATCTGGCAAGCGCCCCGCACAAAGCATCCGGAGAATACAAAAGCGTGAACTTCGCGCAGAAGCTCGGCTTGATCCATGAGCGCTGGACGCCGAAAGTCATCGCCGAGATGAACGACTACCAGTTCAAGCTGGTCAAGATCGAAGGCGAATTTCTCTGGCACCAGCATGCCGAGACCGATGAGGCGTTCATCGTGCTGGAAGGCGCGCTGCGCATCGATTTTCGCGACGGGCACGTGCGGCTATCGGCAGGCGAGATGTTCGTGGTGCCCAAGGGCTTGGAGCACAAGCCTTTTGCCGAGACGGAGGTGAAGCTGCTGTTAATCGAGCCCCGGGGCGTACTGAATACCGGCGACGAAGGGGGCGAGCGCACGGCGGTCAACGACGTCTGGATCTGA
- a CDS encoding MBL fold metallo-hydrolase: MSDESLTPPPETESKPVLDYPCGEAPAPGSAVEVVPGVLWIRMPMPFALSHINLWAVRDGKGWAAVDAGLQTSETAAAWRDLFAQGGALADGLTRLFVTHMHPDHIGMAGWLTRKFACRLWMTRLEYLNCRVLAADTGREAPEDGVRFYRRAGWDDNAIEAYRVRFGGFGKYVHALPDSYRRLRDGESLTIGEHQWRVVVGNGHSPEHACLYNEALKILISGDQILPRISSNVSVFPTEPDADPMGDWLASLAKLRREVPDDVLVLPAHNEPFRGLHARIDYLARSQHHALDRLRAALAEPRRAVDVFGELFSRPIGAEPGLLGMATGESIAHLNYLVQREEAVMEVGPDGIARYRKA, from the coding sequence ATGAGCGACGAGAGTCTGACCCCCCCGCCCGAGACCGAGAGCAAGCCTGTTCTCGACTACCCCTGCGGAGAAGCGCCAGCGCCAGGCAGCGCGGTTGAGGTCGTGCCGGGTGTGCTGTGGATCCGCATGCCAATGCCATTCGCGCTGAGCCATATCAACCTGTGGGCGGTGCGTGACGGCAAGGGTTGGGCAGCGGTTGACGCCGGTTTGCAAACCAGCGAAACCGCCGCCGCCTGGCGCGATCTCTTCGCGCAGGGCGGGGCGCTGGCGGACGGGCTCACCCGGCTCTTCGTCACGCACATGCATCCCGACCATATCGGCATGGCCGGCTGGCTGACCCGCAAGTTTGCCTGCCGCCTGTGGATGACCCGGCTGGAGTACCTGAACTGCCGCGTGCTCGCGGCGGACACCGGGCGCGAGGCGCCGGAAGACGGCGTGCGCTTTTATCGCCGCGCAGGCTGGGACGACAATGCCATCGAGGCCTACCGCGTACGCTTTGGCGGCTTCGGCAAGTACGTCCATGCCTTGCCTGACAGCTACCGGCGCTTGCGCGACGGCGAGAGCCTGACGATCGGCGAGCACCAGTGGCGGGTCGTGGTGGGCAACGGCCACTCGCCCGAACACGCCTGCCTCTATAACGAGGCGTTGAAGATCCTGATCAGCGGCGACCAGATCCTGCCGCGCATCTCGTCCAATGTGTCGGTCTTCCCGACCGAGCCCGATGCCGATCCGATGGGCGACTGGCTGGCCTCGCTCGCCAAGCTGCGCAGGGAAGTCCCGGACGACGTACTGGTGCTGCCGGCACACAACGAGCCCTTCCGTGGCTTGCACGCGCGTATCGACTATCTGGCGCGCAGCCAGCACCACGCGCTGGACCGGCTGCGCGCCGCGCTGGCCGAGCCCCGGCGGGCGGTGGACGTCTTCGGCGAGCTATTCTCCCGCCCCATCGGCGCCGAGCCCGGGCTGCTCGGCATGGCAACTGGCGAGAGCATTGCCCACCTGAACTATCTCGTGCAGCGGGAAGAAGCCGTGATGGAGGTGGGCCCGGACGGCATCGCACGTTATCGCAAGGCCTGA